A genomic window from Exiguobacterium acetylicum DSM 20416 includes:
- the rpsM gene encoding 30S ribosomal protein S13: protein MARIAGVDIPREKRIVISLTYIYGVGKTTAQKVLKETGISEDTRTRDLTEEQLNQLRDGLDKIKVEGDLRREISLNIKRLIEIGCYRGVRHRRGLPVRGQNTKNNSRTRKGPRRTVANKKK, encoded by the coding sequence ATGGCACGTATTGCTGGTGTAGATATTCCACGTGAGAAACGCATCGTCATCTCACTCACTTACATCTATGGTGTTGGTAAAACGACTGCTCAAAAAGTCTTGAAAGAAACTGGTATCTCTGAAGATACTCGTACTCGCGACTTGACTGAGGAACAATTGAACCAACTTCGTGATGGTTTAGACAAAATCAAAGTTGAGGGTGACCTTCGTCGTGAAATCTCACTCAACATCAAACGTTTGATCGAAATCGGTTGCTACCGTGGTGTTCGTCACCGTCGTGGTCTTCCAGTTCGTGGTCAAAACACTAAAAACAACTCGCGTACTCGTAAAGGCCCACGCCGTACAGTAGCGAACAAGAAGAAGTAA